A window of the Sphaerobacter thermophilus DSM 20745 genome harbors these coding sequences:
- a CDS encoding PPC domain-containing DNA-binding protein, with amino-acid sequence MKAQLIQEDGGKTYAVIFDSGDEVFEGLTEFAREQGLTAAHFTGVGAFSDVVLGFFDLDKKDYEQIPIEEQVEVLSLVGDIALDPVEGGGPKVHAHVVVGKRDGTAYGGHLLGGHVRPTLEVIVEEAPGHLRRKPDPTTGLTLIDLP; translated from the coding sequence GTGAAGGCACAGTTGATCCAGGAGGACGGCGGGAAGACCTACGCGGTGATCTTCGACAGCGGGGACGAGGTATTCGAGGGGTTGACCGAGTTCGCCCGCGAGCAGGGTTTGACCGCAGCCCACTTCACCGGCGTCGGCGCGTTCAGTGACGTGGTGCTGGGCTTCTTCGACCTGGACAAGAAGGACTACGAGCAGATCCCGATTGAGGAGCAGGTCGAAGTCCTCTCCCTGGTCGGGGACATCGCACTTGACCCTGTAGAGGGTGGCGGACCGAAAGTCCATGCCCATGTCGTTGTCGGGAAGCGGGACGGCACGGCCTACGGCGGGCATCTTCTCGGCGGGCACGTGCGGCCGACACTCGAAGTGATCGTTGAGGAGGCGCCAGGGCACCTCCGCCGCAAGCCTGACCCGACGACCGGGCTCACCCTGATCGACCTCCCGTGA
- a CDS encoding GNAT family N-acetyltransferase: MPVTDDRVDLQPVGTPIGRLYTWWRGDPLPDLPPVPGLVIEPATDLAALAAVAERSPAVLRARMEEGHTPYLAWLDGTPVASGWSATREAAIGELGLVFALPRGNRYLWDFVTLPPWRGRGIYPRILQKILRSEATAARFWVGHDLDNVASARGILKAGFYTVGEVTRLRNAGLGFVPRGLIERGPVAAALLGIPIL, encoded by the coding sequence ATGCCGGTGACCGACGATCGGGTCGATCTACAGCCTGTGGGAACCCCAATCGGGCGCCTCTATACCTGGTGGCGGGGTGATCCTCTGCCCGACCTCCCGCCGGTTCCGGGGCTAGTCATCGAACCGGCGACCGACCTTGCGGCGCTCGCGGCAGTTGCGGAGCGCAGCCCTGCGGTGCTCCGCGCTCGGATGGAGGAGGGCCATACGCCGTACCTGGCGTGGCTCGACGGGACGCCGGTGGCGAGTGGCTGGTCAGCGACGCGCGAGGCAGCAATCGGTGAGCTCGGTCTGGTCTTCGCGCTGCCACGCGGCAACCGCTACCTCTGGGACTTCGTGACGCTCCCGCCCTGGCGGGGGCGTGGGATCTACCCCCGCATCCTGCAGAAGATCCTGCGGAGCGAGGCGACGGCAGCGCGCTTCTGGGTGGGCCACGACCTCGATAATGTGGCCTCAGCGCGTGGCATCCTCAAGGCGGGTTTCTATACAGTGGGCGAGGTCACGCGGCTGCGCAATGCGGGCCTTGGATTTGTCCCGCGAGGTCTCATCGAGCGCGGCCCGGTGGCCGCTGCCCTCCTCGGCATCCCGATCCTCTAG
- the nadA gene encoding quinolinate synthase NadA has product MSTLSLVDSPVIAGNGTESPSDTSALVAEIDRLRRERNAVILAHSYQIPEIQDLADFVGDSLGLSRQAATTDAEVIVFCGVHFMAETAAILSPDKTVLLPDLEAGCSLAASITADQLRAWKAEHPGAVVVSYVNTTAEVKAESDYCCTSANAVDIVRSIPEDQEILFLPDLFLGEWVRRATGRDNIHLWLGECHVHAGIMAEDVERAREAHPDAELLVHPECACGSRCLLDLQAGRLDSRRTHVLSTEGMVRHAAASDAGSFLVATETGVLHRLRRLAPGKQFYPVREAAVCNYMKMITLEKVYRSLRDMVYPITVPPEIAERARVAIDRMIAVGR; this is encoded by the coding sequence ATGAGCACCCTGAGCCTCGTTGACAGCCCCGTGATCGCGGGCAACGGCACGGAATCTCCGTCGGACACGTCCGCGCTGGTGGCCGAGATCGACCGGCTGCGCCGGGAGCGAAACGCCGTCATCCTGGCACACAGTTACCAGATTCCCGAGATCCAGGACCTGGCCGACTTTGTGGGCGACTCGCTCGGCCTGTCGCGCCAGGCGGCGACGACGGACGCCGAGGTGATCGTCTTCTGTGGCGTGCACTTCATGGCCGAGACCGCGGCGATCCTCAGCCCGGACAAGACAGTGCTGCTGCCCGATCTCGAAGCCGGCTGCTCGCTGGCTGCCAGCATCACCGCAGACCAACTGCGCGCCTGGAAGGCCGAGCACCCGGGCGCAGTGGTCGTCTCCTACGTGAACACGACCGCCGAGGTGAAGGCCGAGAGCGACTACTGCTGCACCTCAGCGAACGCGGTCGACATCGTCCGGAGCATCCCGGAGGACCAGGAGATCCTGTTCCTTCCCGATCTGTTCCTCGGCGAATGGGTGCGGCGCGCCACCGGCCGAGACAACATCCACCTGTGGCTCGGCGAGTGCCACGTTCATGCCGGGATCATGGCCGAGGACGTGGAGCGGGCACGCGAGGCCCATCCGGATGCGGAACTGTTGGTGCACCCCGAGTGCGCCTGCGGCTCGCGTTGCCTCCTCGATCTCCAGGCGGGGCGGCTCGACTCCCGGCGGACCCACGTCCTCTCGACCGAGGGCATGGTGCGCCACGCCGCGGCCTCCGATGCCGGCTCGTTCCTGGTCGCGACTGAGACCGGGGTGCTGCACCGGCTCCGCCGGCTGGCACCGGGCAAGCAGTTCTATCCGGTGCGTGAGGCTGCCGTGTGCAACTACATGAAGATGATCACGCTGGAGAAGGTGTACCGCTCGCTGCGCGACATGGTCTACCCGATCACCGTCCCGCCGGAAATCGCGGAGCGCGCTCGCGTCGCCATCGACCGCATGATCGCGGTCGGGCGCTAA
- a CDS encoding NUDIX hydrolase: MRGDLLLTVDIACFALVERELQILLVRRLEAPFAGAWALPGGPVRADEPLDEAAQRILVDTTGLWGVYLEQLYTFGDPGRDPRGRAISVAYYAILQPGAAGHPPRRATRPGKGVAEAAWFPIDALPGPLALDHGRIASYARWRLAQKINYTPLAFYLLPERFTMADLRAVHEAVAGERYDPSNFARQMLARWDLAPLPGVRDRRSRRPARLFHYIGAREIPGPPDKQDGKDA; encoded by the coding sequence ATGCGCGGCGACCTGTTACTGACGGTGGACATCGCTTGCTTTGCCCTGGTCGAGCGGGAGTTGCAGATCCTGCTGGTCCGGCGGTTGGAGGCGCCCTTCGCCGGTGCCTGGGCGCTCCCGGGCGGGCCGGTGCGGGCGGACGAGCCGCTGGATGAAGCCGCGCAGCGCATTCTGGTCGACACCACCGGGCTCTGGGGCGTGTACCTGGAGCAGCTCTACACCTTCGGCGACCCGGGCCGCGACCCACGCGGCCGGGCCATCTCAGTGGCGTACTACGCGATCCTCCAACCGGGGGCCGCGGGGCACCCGCCGCGCCGGGCAACGCGACCGGGCAAGGGGGTTGCGGAGGCCGCCTGGTTCCCAATCGACGCGCTGCCGGGCCCGCTTGCCCTCGACCACGGGCGTATCGCCTCCTACGCCCGTTGGCGTCTGGCGCAGAAGATCAACTACACGCCGCTCGCCTTCTACCTGCTGCCCGAGCGGTTCACGATGGCCGACCTGCGTGCCGTGCACGAGGCGGTGGCGGGCGAGCGGTACGATCCCAGCAACTTCGCGCGACAGATGCTGGCTCGCTGGGATCTTGCGCCCTTGCCGGGCGTGCGCGACCGACGCTCGCGACGGCCGGCGCGGCTCTTCCACTACATCGGCGCCCGGGAGATCCCCGGGCCGCCGGACAAACAGGATGGAAAGGATGCGTGA
- a CDS encoding PRC-barrel domain-containing protein, which produces MDHLPGSENDWQQIQREMEAHAHRWDADFILFDPDQLTAQLQPGMRVVTRTGEKLGTVRRVYQPVGLNQDEPYHWEIFVHVDRGPFRGDLFLPSRLIGDIEAETVRLTASRHELDGMVLDRPEFVPE; this is translated from the coding sequence GTGGATCACCTACCCGGCAGCGAGAACGACTGGCAGCAGATCCAGCGGGAGATGGAAGCACACGCCCACCGCTGGGATGCGGACTTCATCCTCTTCGACCCCGACCAGCTCACGGCGCAGCTCCAGCCCGGAATGCGCGTGGTCACCCGGACCGGGGAAAAGCTAGGGACAGTCAGACGGGTTTACCAACCGGTCGGCCTCAACCAGGACGAACCGTATCACTGGGAGATCTTCGTCCACGTCGACCGCGGCCCGTTCCGCGGCGACCTCTTTCTTCCCTCACGCCTGATCGGCGATATCGAGGCCGAGACGGTACGGCTGACGGCCTCGCGCCACGAACTCGACGGCATGGTGCTGGATCGACCGGAGTTCGTGCCGGAGTAA